A stretch of [Clostridium] innocuum DNA encodes these proteins:
- a CDS encoding LytTR family transcriptional regulator, with the protein MKIIEGKDSQQLDVRIRFDSEEEKQAAFRLLAAMHQKLIGLQRDKEYLLRLEDVCFIASSDKRTFLYTAQGCYESMLWLYQMEEQLNDDFIRINKATIINMEHVTSMHADLRSRIRVYLDTGHQHMVTRTYVKAFKQKLKGE; encoded by the coding sequence ATGAAAATCATTGAGGGTAAGGATTCACAACAGCTGGATGTTCGCATCCGGTTTGACTCGGAGGAGGAAAAACAGGCAGCTTTCCGCTTGCTGGCAGCTATGCATCAAAAGCTGATCGGCTTGCAAAGAGATAAGGAATACCTGCTGCGTCTGGAGGATGTCTGCTTTATCGCTTCCAGTGACAAGCGTACCTTTTTATATACTGCACAGGGCTGTTACGAGTCTATGCTCTGGCTTTATCAGATGGAAGAACAGCTGAATGATGATTTCATACGAATCAACAAAGCAACAATTATCAATATGGAACATGTAACCAGCATGCATGCAGACCTGAGGTCAAGAATCCGGGTATATCTGGATACCGGTCATCAGCATATGGTCACAAGGACCTATGTAAAGGCGTTTAAGCAGAAGCTGAAAGGGGAATAA